The Weissella confusa DNA window CATTTTTTAAAGGAAACGACTGTTTATTGGTCGTTTCCTTCGCATCGAAGTCGATATAATGCCCATTATAAACACCATTGTAATCTGTGGTAGAAGCCTGTCTAAAGTAAGCTTCCGTAATTTTCGCGGCTGAACGGGCGGGATAACTCACATTAACAATTTGGATGGGCGTGGGCTTTTTATGGATCACGGCCTTATCCGTTGCTAAGTAGTACGCGTTTGCGTCGTTCAAGTCATTTTCCAATGACATACCACGGTTACTTTGGGAAACACCTTTAGAAACCGGCTTTGAAAACGCACTCGGATTAAATTGGCGTCCATTTGGATAGTTAATAGCCATTTCGTACTCCTGCGTCTTAAGGTATCCTTTATATTATAGCAAAATGACAATTATTCTGACAAACTTTCCTATAATGTAAGTAATACGTAAAGAGGTGATGAAGTTGACAGTTGATGGTGAGTTACATCGAATTTGGATTACGGGCTTTCGTAGTTACGAACTGGGCGTAATGGGCACAAAAGACCCAAAATTGATGGTTATTAAATATGCATTGCGTAAAATTTTGGAAAATGCGATCCAAGATGGCACGGATTGGTTGATTACCGGTGGGCAATTAGGCATTGAACAGTGGGCAATTGAGGTTGCGCTAGAATTACGAGACGAAGCGTACCCAGAGTTTCAAATTGCTTTAATGACACCTTTTAGTAAGTTTGGCAGTCAGTGGAATGAAGCGAATGCGGAAAAATTGACGCAATTAAAAAACTCAGTCAATTTTACCAGCGCTGTGTCGCAGGGGGATTTTGCTGGCCGTAATCAAATGGTGACTTACCAAAACTTTATGTTGACGCACACCGACGAGGCGGTCATTTTCTTTGATGAAGAAGCGACGGAATCAAAGGCGCGGTATGATGATATTGCCATTCATGATTTTGCTGAAAACCACGATTATCCAGTACGCCGGGTGGATTTGGATCGCCTACAAGACTACGCGACTGAGTATCAAGAAACGCTCTGGGAAGACTAGGACACAAACAATTCACATAAAGTGCTTTTGTAACTGAGTTTAAAACCTGTTAAACTAATAATACGAACAAAACGGAGGAGTCCTAGTGATGGAAAACGTGCTACACAACCGCGAGGAAATTTTGACGAAGGAATTTAAGAAGACGCGTATCGGTACTGGATACGATATGACGGATGTTGATTCTTTCTTGGATGAAATCATGTCAGATTACCAAGCGTTCCAAAGTAATATTGATGAATTGACGACACAAAACGAGAAGTTGAAGGCTCAAGTCGCTGAATTGACGAAGCAAGTGTCAGTTGCAGCAACGGCACCTAAGGCATCTCCAGCGCCAGTGGCAAACACAAACATGGATATTTTGAAGCGTTTGTCTAACTTGGAACGCCGTGTATTTGGTACGGCTTCTGAGGCACCAGCACCAGTTGCCGAAGAAAAGGCTACACAAACTGCTGAATAAGTGTATAATAAGTAAATACGATGCATTAGCGGGTAATTGCGTATGGCTTATGCCGTATGAGGAAAGTCCATGCTCGCACTGACTGCGATGTCAGTAGTGTTCGTGCTAGCTGAAAAAATAAGGCTAGGCAGCCGACTTGTCGGTTGACGGCCAACGAAAGACCTACGGGTAACTATGGTTGAGTAGTTGTTAAAGTGCCACAGTGACGAACCGTCAAAGAAATGCGACGGGTGGAACGCGGTAAACCCCTCGAGCGGGCAACCCAAACTTTGGTAGGGGCGCTTGACCTAACAAATTGAAGTGATGGTCGGGGAGACAGAAATGTCTGAGATAGATGATTGCCACCGAATATTGACCGCCAATCGATATTCGGTACAAAACATGGCTTATAGCTGATGCATCAGGCAGCCGACGTCCTTGTGGCGTCGGCTTTCTTTTTGCACTTAAACCCGGGAAACTGGGATACATAAAGTAGAGTGGGAGTGTCGGAGGTTAAACCTCCGACGCGACCAAGTCGCACTTATCAGGTGCGTCTTTGGTCTTACTCCCGACTAAAGTCGGGGGTTAGACCAACAGCTGCTGTGATAACTAAGAAAAAGGTGACAATTATGCAAACATTTAAATTGATGGCCACCATGGGAGCAGGACTAGAAGCCCTTGTTGCTCGTGAGTTGAAGGACATGGGTTATGCAACCCAAACTGAAAATGGACGTGTTTTCTTCCAAGGAACGGTTGAAGACATTTACCGCACTAACTTGTGGTTGCGTGTAGCTGACCGTGTCAAAATCGTCGTAACAGAATTCGATGCCAAGACGTTCGATCAATTGTTCGAAAAGACGAAGGCATTCCCATGGGAAGACTTGTTGCCATATGATGCTGAATTCCCAGTAAATGGTCGTTCAAAGAATTCTATTTTGCACTCTGTACCAACGGTGCAAGCAATCACGAAGAAGGCGATTGTTAACCGCTTGACGGATGCTTATCACGCACGTGGCTACTTGCCAGAAACGGGTAACCGTTTTGTTTTGGAGACAGCCGTGGATAAGGATCACGTCATGATTACGTTGGATACGACGGGTGATTCATTGTTCAAGCGTGGTTACCGTACTGAAAAGGGTGGTGCACCACTTAAGGAAACGATGGCCGCTGCATTGGTTAACTTGGCTCACTGGTTTACTGATAACCCATTTGTTGACCCAACGACTGGTTCAGGTACCATTGCCATCGAGGCTGCGTTGATTGGTCGCAACATTGCGCCAGGATTGAACCGTGAGTTCGATATTACGCAATGGGATTGGTTCGACAAGAAGATTGGCGAAACATTGAAGGCACAAGCACGTCAAATGATCGATTTTGATGTTGAGTTGGATATTGAAGGATTCGA harbors:
- the recU gene encoding Holliday junction resolvase RecU; the protein is MAINYPNGRQFNPSAFSKPVSKGVSQSNRGMSLENDLNDANAYYLATDKAVIHKKPTPIQIVNVSYPARSAAKITEAYFRQASTTDYNGVYNGHYIDFDAKETTNKQSFPLKNVHEHQIKHLKQVVTQHGLAFMIIRFSNLNETYVIWAELLFTYWDNQETQRKSIPYDVIKEEGALVPLGINPTTPYLTAIDELLNQRKV
- a CDS encoding SLOG family protein yields the protein MTVDGELHRIWITGFRSYELGVMGTKDPKLMVIKYALRKILENAIQDGTDWLITGGQLGIEQWAIEVALELRDEAYPEFQIALMTPFSKFGSQWNEANAEKLTQLKNSVNFTSAVSQGDFAGRNQMVTYQNFMLTHTDEAVIFFDEEATESKARYDDIAIHDFAENHDYPVRRVDLDRLQDYATEYQETLWED
- the gpsB gene encoding cell division regulator GpsB; the encoded protein is MENVLHNREEILTKEFKKTRIGTGYDMTDVDSFLDEIMSDYQAFQSNIDELTTQNEKLKAQVAELTKQVSVAATAPKASPAPVANTNMDILKRLSNLERRVFGTASEAPAPVAEEKATQTAE
- a CDS encoding class I SAM-dependent RNA methyltransferase, giving the protein MQTFKLMATMGAGLEALVARELKDMGYATQTENGRVFFQGTVEDIYRTNLWLRVADRVKIVVTEFDAKTFDQLFEKTKAFPWEDLLPYDAEFPVNGRSKNSILHSVPTVQAITKKAIVNRLTDAYHARGYLPETGNRFVLETAVDKDHVMITLDTTGDSLFKRGYRTEKGGAPLKETMAAALVNLAHWFTDNPFVDPTTGSGTIAIEAALIGRNIAPGLNREFDITQWDWFDKKIGETLKAQARQMIDFDVELDIEGFDIDENMIEIAKANAEAAGVGDDITFKQLAAKDWSTDKINGVLVANPPYGERLGDEDAARQLYSEMGHIYNNMPTWSKYILTSDEGFEEAFGAKATKKRKLYNGALKVDLYQYWGKKIR